The Hordeum vulgare subsp. vulgare chromosome 7H, MorexV3_pseudomolecules_assembly, whole genome shotgun sequence DNA window GCAAACATGAACCATAGTGATTATTGGAGAGAGATTGGATTGGGATTTGACATTTGGGTGAGACCTTACGTGGTTCCGAGCATCAGATGGAATGCTACATGCCGCTTCATGTTGCACCAATGCAGAAGatgcgtttttcttctttgtttggcATGATACGGTAGATGAGCTGGGGATTCGAGAGGCTGCAATACAGATTTCTTTTGGCAGCTGACGGTGGAAGAATCATGCATGTGGGCTAGATCGCTAGGACTCCTATGAGGTAAAAATCAAAGATCTAATTGTAAGTTAAAAAAAAAAAGATCTAATCGTTTTAGCCAAGGATTACATGGATAAATCGACACCGTTATAATTGGGTCTCAGCAGATTAACGGTCCATATTTActaattaacgtggtaatttctagggagtctctaattagtataagtatatatAGATGCACATGGTAGAGGTGGCAGCCCAGTTTCTATACAAAAATATACATATTCTACCATTCTATTTCATTTTTCATGGGGTATGAGATTTGATGCCTTCTACTGTGATCAAGAGAACTGACTGAAGAAATTAGTTTCCGCAACCAGCTAGGGAATCCCCACATTCCCCcactagcaaaaaaggtaaaaTTAATAAAAGAACAAATAGAAACAACAAATTAATAAAAAAAATGGGACCACGCTTCTTATGTTCTCGCCACCACCCAAACCCAATCAGCATCGTCCACCACCCAAATCCTTTGACATAGACGTCCCGAATAACACCCGATTATAAAAAATGGGAGCACGCTCATTACGTTCTGCACCACCCCAACCCAATCACCATCGTGGAGAGCAGATCAGCGGAGCTAATTAAACTGCTCGATCCTCCCGTATTGTGTTTCCAAATTTGCTGCATGTTGGCTTGCTTGCTCCCTGTCCATGCCAGCCGTGGCCATGGAGCTCTCCAGCCTACCGTTGGTCTTGCTGTCTCTTTATTCTACTGGATGACCAGTTGCGCCAAATGGCGCATAGACCCATTTGAAACCATGTACACATTGaactttttttttgcttttttaagAACTTTATGTTTGAGCAAGCACTTGTGATAACAACTTGCACTTCCAACAACCGTATGACTTATTAGGATTTCATAAAATGAAGAAAACAAGTACTTGACTGAATGGTTCATCGAAAAAACATTGAATTCTGATTGTATGAGGTTTGACACATCACTGCAGAAAACTCAAATTCAACAGTACAGAGTGGCCTTGAGTGTCTACAACTAAACATCACCAACTCTTCCAGTAACTCAAGTCCATAATAACAACTGAGCAGCCGCTTTGCCTATTTGGCATTTTCTTTGTTCATTTTCTTTCTGCTCAATTTCACAAAAGACCAGGAATACATTACAAATAAATCAGTCACCAAATACAAAGTAAAATTACAAAAAGGAACTCAACCATACTGAAATAAGTCCAAGACAACAGTATAACAAAGGTGGTAGCATGCTTTGGCTAATGCAAGGAAATTGAGTTTCAATCTGATGTGAGATTGGTTTGTTTGAGAAAACTGAGTTTAGTGCCTAACAAGGACTTGAAAAGGCATTATTTCACATTTAACTCTTGAGAATTGCATCCGCATAATGTGCTCCTACTTCCCTAGCAGACGTTCTATCTCAAGAGCAAAGGAAAAACATTTCTTCCGCTGCAAGataggaaaaaatagaaaaaaacttGCTTCGCTTGTGTTCACAGTATTACAGGATAAGCAAATCAGCTTAAGCTGTTGTTGATGTTTTGACACACACAACACAACATTTCCTGTTTACGGGAGGTAGAAAAACTACACTCTCTCGCCCGCCCTATCTCCCAGCGCCACCACGCGCCCCTATCACTCTCTCGAGCCACCATGCAGCATCCTCGATCCTCCCCTCTACGCGTCGCCGCCGCACGGTCTTCATCATCGTCGATCCGGTCGTGGCCCTCTCCAGGCAAATAGGACGGCGGTGTCACTGTTCTTTGGATCCGGTTAACTGCAGGTGTTGGAGGGCGCTGCCGGGAATCTTGGCTCTCATTCTCATGACATCGCCTCCTCATCGCGAATCAAAGTCTCCGATGCAAGACAACGGCGCATGAAACTTTGCTCTCAATTTGGATCTTGCTTGATAAATCAGGATCAAATTTTTCAGCGATTCCCTACTGATCGGCCCTATCAAGATGAGGATAGGATTTGTGACTCACGCCTTTGGTGCTTCCTGCTCTTGTTCTCGGCCTGGTCGGAAGCTGCGCGGGGCTGTGGGTGTGCAGACATGATGATACCTATCAGACATCTCAAATTTTCCATGGAGAaggaagccggtatgaactcttaCTCCCCAACTTGCACTGCCTATACAACACATTGCCTGGACACCAACTCCACAACCGCATACGTGCTCCTACAATATTTATTTGCAGGCCAATCTAAAATTTCAGCATGTAATTATTTGGAACGACAAGTATCTTTGTGAGGAACATCTTTACATTATGGTACATGTCTATTATCTCTCTTAAAGGAAACGACATGCAACGTCTCGGTTGCTTGTTCTTAAATTCTTTTACGACAGATGTTATATCGTTATTAGAAGCAATTCGTGTTAGGAAGTAAGAGTTCAGTGTTGTAGTTCAATTTTTGTTACACGCAAAATGAATATAATTAGTCAATTATGTGTTCTTTTGCAAAGAGTTATTTATGCCGTTGATCTTTATGGTATCATGCGTGCACCTGAAATATGCATATTATCAAATTTCTGGAGAAAAAGAGTGAGCGCTTATTGTGGCCATCAGCTGCATAGCAGAACACCTAGAGCTAAAATCAAGTAACCTTCAGGGTTTTTGTTGACAAGAAATACATTGAACTTTTAACAGATTGAAgttattttcacatgtttcatactGCATTGCACCATGATGGACGCACTCGACCACGACAATCAGAAGCTCAGGAAGCACTTGGGTGCAAGGGCAGCGGCCAAGCGGCGGTAGCATCGAAAGGCCCCAATGTGGATGTTGGACCGATTATGGGCAATTCAAGATCACGTGCGAGCCGGACGagcactttcggatcaccatcaatggcatgctcaatgcaagtggtgCCCCCTCGCTCCGTCATTCCACACACATGAACCCTGTGTGCTCAAGGAGGCAGCGTCAGCAGGTCCCACGTAGGCTGATGAGTTATTTGAGCAGTGCCACTCAAGCTGAGATGTGGATCGTCCTTGGGATATATGTGCAAACAATCCTTTCATTCGGCTGGCTCTTAGGTCACATATTTCTATTTTGAAAATTGCAGCAAACCGACAAAAATGAAGGATCAATATGTCTAGCCGTCATGACTTGCTTAGAAATTACTGTTCTTTCTACACCAATAGCAATATGCTTGATCCAATGCTTTGTAAATCTATTGTATATGTCAACTTATCGGTTCGTTTCTCTTTCTTGTAACTTCCTTTATTTTACATTCATGTTATTACTCGCGGATTTGAGTGCCAAGTCTCATTTTGTTGTGTTTTTGCATATAAGTCTCGATGGTATGCATGAATAAGAAAATTCTAAAAGTGAAGGGATGTAAGTCTGAATTTGGTGTTGCTTCGACTCTGTCACATGCTCATTTTGCACGGCAAGCTCCGAACTATTGGATTTCCCCCCAACACTTGGAAGACATCAAGTGAAGGTAAAGCTGCCATCTTAAAGCCAAAGCCATGAGAAAGGCATGTACTAAGTTTCAGAGGCATGTATATGATGTCATGCCCTTTCTATTTGGTTATCTATATCAGTCAGAGTGCACGTGCTGTTATCTAGATTATTTTCTGGTAAGACCACTGTGTTTAGAAACATGCTCTGATGTTACATTTGTTTTGTAAAGTTTTGGCACTTTTGCAGAAAGTCCTTCAGGAAATAGAGAAAATATAGCAACTATTGTGTGTTTTTCAACACTTGAAGACAACAAGTAAAGTTAAAGCTATCATCTTATAAGCCCAAGTTTGTACCAAGTTCCAGAGgcacatgcatatgttgtgatgccCTCTATTATAAACCAAAGCCATGATAAATGACAACATATTACTTACTTTACTAAGCCAAAGCTAGCTATTAGAAAGCTGCCATCTTACAAGACAAAGCCATGAGAAAGGCATGCATATGTCATGATGCCATTTTATTTGCTTATATCTATTATGCTTTAATGTCACTGCATTGTACCATTTGAAATAACAATATTACTTAATTTATTATCTATAACTAGTCGAAAACCCGTGCATCTGCACGGGCTAGTGATTTTGAAATTACATAAATGTAAGAAAAAGTCGAAGAAACTTTGATGTTAATTGAACATATATATCTGATTTGGAATACATGTATAGTCGGAATTTGAAATGTATGACCAATTGGAATGACATTTGAAAATGTCAAAATTAATCATTATATGTTGTGTATTCAAAATTATTTAGCAATATGAGATAATAAACTATTGACTGGAAAATAAAATATGGATTTTCAAGGAAAATTTATAAGGAACCACATGATGAATTAATGGAGAATAAATGTGTAACACATGTTCGAGGTCATGAAAATTTTGAACCCAGTTTCCTTTTAGGTTGTACATATACCCAAGAAGAAAGAATGGAATGGTTATGGTTATTATATATGAAATACATCAAAGAATGGTAATTTTTTGTCTCTTTAACTTGAAGGGTTGTGGATTAGTTGAATTATTGCGTATGGATCAACGTCTTAAAAAATACTAATTAGATTATAAAATAAATAGTACGTATTTCATATGTATACATGGATAGTAAAATGAAAATGAGTAAGAAGAAATACCTTAGTCGAGCTATCTATCTTCATATAGAAAGGTGTGAAAAGGGAAGTAGAATACATCAATAGCAAGATTTAGAAACTGGCTTTAGAGCACTCGTTAGAGAGGCTTTAGACTGGCTAGCTCTTATCACGTTACCACTTGCTTTTCATGGGATCCATTCGTTGGGATGAAACAAAGATTACTTGTAGAAATTTTTTCCTTATAAAAAAGCTAAGGCAAAACACTGAATATATGCATGTTGTTTGTAACAAAACCTGAATGATGACATGCCAACCCCAAACACGTTAGCAGAAAGCTTACACTGATATGGGTCAAAAATTAATTCGCATGGTCCCATACAGCCGGAACCATGTCACATCAAATCAATGCAAAACCGAAGGAAAAGCTAGCTACATGAACcgaaataatatatgtggtagttTCCTAATTTATGAGATTTTTCTCTGCTAAAAGTTGTTGATCACAAAGTTACCGAACAAACTGACTCATCCACATGCGTGGGCAAGAATCTAACAAAGTTTGTTTATAATACCAACATCTTGTGATTTTATCAAGCTCTTAGATAGACAATGGAGGCAGAAATCAGTTCATATGGATGAATGATATTTCAGATATGTGTACGGAGATCATGCATGTAAGAACATGCATGAAATTGATGGGTCCATGAGAAAGCGACCTTTCCAAGACGGGGCTGCTGAGTTTCAACATCGATGCATATGAAGCCTACTTGTTTTTTCATGATATATCGTTGTACGTCATTCTATAATTCTTGGTCCACGTCAGGTCACGCCATAGTTCTGTTTCTTCCGGCCACAGGTTCTCTTCCTGCGGAGAGGGTTATCTTTGGTGGTTGGTGCTAAAGTCAATGCCACAAAACTCCACACCGCCTATCGGTAACAGTTGATGCACGTGTATGTGCATGCATGCTGAGTTGATTTATAATGATCTTGAAAATTCTGCACATGCGCCTCCTCCGCATCTGGCTGGTACACCGGCCAGCCCACCAGCGGCATAGTAGCAGGCTAGTATGAGTTACTCGTTCTCATAATTAACCTGCAAATCAGGATCATCTGATAGACTTAAAAATTCCAAATCTCCTTTCGGGGCATGGTAAAACTGGAGGGGATATGGCGGCCGTGAGGAGGGAGTCTATTATTttggatccaaatctcctcttgggGCCATGCAAGAACAGGAGGCACCGGGCGGCCGTGAGGCGTATTCTTTTTTAGACATACAGTGGAAAGGGAGGAGTCCTGATAGATTGTGAGTTGTTGGAGTCATCAGATTGGGACTTAAAAGGGAGGCGTTGAAAGGGAGGAGTTGTGACAGATTAGGACTGCTTAATCGGTTATTAAAAACAGTTGTACGATAGAGCAAGAGGtgtatgtttttttctttttcgacAATCGTGTGTAAGTGAGTTCTAGTTTGGACTTTGTTAAGTGTAGTTTTTCCACATTAAGAGTAACATAAATacgtgtttttttcctttttgacaATCACGTGTAAGTTAGTTCTAGTTTGGACTTTGTTATGTGTAGTTTTTCGACCTTATTAAAAGTAACATAAGGACGTGTATGTTTTTTTTGACAATCACATGTAAGTTAGTTCTAGTTCAGACTTTGTTACGTGTAAGTTTTCCAATTTAAGAGTAACACAAATCGTGGGGTTAAGATAGATCAATCATATAGATCAACGATGTTATTAATTTTAATGATGTGGATCAACATGGAGCTTGGTGTGGTGCCTCCAATTAGTAAATAAGATATTTCATGTCAATGGGACATGTATAGGAGCCAAATAAGTCTGTTCCTTTCCCCTTTTTTCTTGTTCACAAAAAGGTGGAATGTCTCCTAAATTTCACATAATGATGTTCCAACATAAAAAAAAATTATATCTAAAAGTTTAAGGAGAACAAGCCTTTGTGCCTCATGATTTGGGTATCATAGTTTAATGAACTTCATATTAATGTTCTTTGTAATCAGTATTCTGTTTATAATTCCGCCTAAGAGGCAATGAAGCATCTTTGTGTGTGAGAGAGGGCGTGGGAGAGAGATGGGTATGGAGAGAGATGGAGGGTGTTAGACAGAGTAGGGCGAGTGCGAAACAGTTACGTATTATATTCATACGTGCAATCAGAAAAACGAATTAAAAGACCCATGGCAACAAGACAGGTAACCAGAGAAAAATTTAGAACTATTATTTTTTATATGCCTTGTATCATGTGCGTGCAGTTGGGCAAAAGAAAATTAAAAAGCTCGTGGCACAGCCCACAGGCTTTCAACTAGTATATGTTAGAAAGCTCTAAATATGCTATGTCCAGTGGACAAAAAGTTGATCCAACTCgttaaaaaaaaaaaaagttgATCCAACCATGACTTCTACGAAAAACACCATCAGGCTTCAACGCCAACCTACACTGCCAATTACCATAGTTCAGATATTTTaccaaaacctggattgagcacaGTCCTTTATCTGTGAAGCAATAATAGTGAAAAGACAAAACAACAAGAGACAGGGAGATCAGGGATAAAAGAAGAGGCGACAAAAAAGTCAAAAAGGAAGCCCCTGCTCAATCGCATTTACCATTTTTGAGCATCTATAGGAAGTGCCAGCACAACATCTAACAGGTGTTAGCAAAAGAAATACAGAAACATGCCCCAAGAACACACCTACAATCTCATTTGTCGGCCTTTGTCGGACTGCTGCTTCTGGGTCTGCAAATTAGTAACATTTTCACGGCATCTCAGATAAAGTTTTGATAATAAATATAATCTCGGTTTAAAAAACCTAGAAAAAGAGAAGATAAAATAAATTAGATAAAATACCTTGATTTGAGTATACCTGCACTAAATCCTTTCATTAACAATCGTTTTGGTAACAGAGAGAGGGTCTGGAAAGAGAGATGGTTCAGAGGAAAGAAAGGGCACAGAGGGGAAGCGGATTACCTATGAGTGGAGGTGAGGATGGAGTCGCATGGCTGGGCTGCTCCCGGACCTGGCGCTGCATGTTGCCGCCGGCGTGCTTCCACTCTTACGTCATGTGCGTCGGGCGTGTGCGTTCCGAGCTGTCGGGCATGTATGTGAGGAGGCCGCGACCATCTTACCCAGACTTCACGCACCGTGCGTGTTGCTGTTGCCGCTGACGCCATCTGCTCGCGGTTGCCTGTTCCTACTTCAGCACACATGCTGCTCTGTGGAGCAAGGTGGATGCGGAGGCAGCGGCGCTCACGATGCAGCGGAGGCGAGCCAATCCGCCTCCCTGGCTCGCATCCacgcctctcctccttctccgacCGGCGACGCGGAGTTGAGCTCATCCTCCCGTGGCTTCCTCGTGAGCTGGGTGGATAAGGACTTCGGGACACGATGGATCTACTCCCGCCCCAACCAGGCTGCTGTAATGGGGCCTAAGCGACCAGAGATCTCTGGCCTAACTTCTCCGGCCACCCCCACTGCCGGCTTCTTGAGCTGGGGTGGAGGAGGAATGGGGAGAAGGGGTGCGGCGGccagtggttatccgaacgagcaGGAAGGAGGGAGGGGGCCGCGCCATTGGTGTCAAGCGAGAGAGTGAAAACGACCGTGAGGTAATAAAATAGTTTTTATTGCTGTGAAGATCCAACGGCTCAGATGCGCTGGAAGGAAGATCGGACGGTCAACGAAGCGCCAATCGGGGAATGCTCTGGGTGGCCGAGTTGGCCAGcaatcttatactccctccgttcctaaatataagtcttttaagcggtttcaataggtgtctacatacggagcaaaatgattgaatgtacactctaaagtatgtctatatacatctgtatgtattccactagtgaaatctctacaaagacttatatttaggaacggagggagtacgtttGAATTAGGCCTTTTGCAATCTTAGGTGCTTATGTAGATGTTTAGAAAATGAAATCGGGTTTTTTCTGAATCATAGATGGCTATTTCTACACAAGAGGCGTCTAATTAAGCGCCCATCCTATACAAATAAGAATTGGTGCTTAAAAAAGTCTGATTAATTTCTCTAAGCACCCTCCCTACGCACTTTGCATTGTAAAAGGCCTTAGTTGGTCACACATTCGTAATAAATGACACAATAAATGAATTGTTTTGCTGTGATTAGCACACATAACACAATATATGACACCATTATACTATTAGTTGGTAATAAATTCATAATGAATCGTTTTTATTTATCCCGGCATTTCTCAGCCATTTACATAATGTTTTGCATTTGGATTTATAGTTGTGTTGATGTGTGCTATTGCACGCTTTATTTGTTTCGTAGACAATTTTTTGCGTGGTTTTCTCTATGTTTTCCTTTCATTAAACAAGAGTTATTTGTCGGACATCGCATACAAGTTTTTGGGCCTTGGCATGTTGGGCTATGCTCGGGCTAAAAGACAACTAGCTATCCTGCGCCGAGTTGGGCTTGCTCGTGGCAGGAACGACTCAAACATGCCGATTCAGCTCGGCCTACTGAACTATGTGTCTGCCCCAAGCATATGAGTGGGGTTATTTCTAGCTTGCTGCTCGTGGCAGGAAGGACTCAAACATGCCGATTCAGCTCGGCCTACTGAACTATGTGTCTGCCCCAAGCATATGAGTGGGGTTATTTCTagcttgggccaagccccaaagcCCACACGCGTACTCGATCCCTAAACATAACCTACAAGCTTTGCAGTTCGGTTCATGAGTGTGCTCCTTGGGCGTGGCAACATGATCGCTATTGGGTCCGGAAGGATTAATCAAACTATTTGTCTCTTTCCCAATGCCTCCCAGTCATATGTGTTTGCTAACATCATCTTGATATTATACCCACCATATTGAATTAGGCAAGATTATATACCACCATCACGGCGTGGAGGAAGCCGTCGGAGGGAGCGACCACCGCGCTGGAATTGGGCTACCACACGCGTCCGTCCCGCAGCCACCGGGTGCAGGAGCACCGTTAATGACGCGGATCTACATGTAGGAGCGGAGGTAGCCGTCAGAGAGGACGAAGGAGAGGCACCGGAGCCGCATCAGAGATGGAGGAGTCACCGACACCCAAAACCTAGCCAGGGGAATCAGGCGGTGTATGTGGAGAGGAGGGCCGGTAGGAGAGGCGAGGGGTGGCAGTGTGCGGGCAGAATGAGAGCAGAGGCGGTAGGGATTTGAGGAGGGAGATACGTCTAGGGGAGGGACCTGGTGGATCTAACAGACGAAGATGAGGCCATcgggaggagagagagatgagGTGCGGCAACACTAGAGAGAAAGAGATGGATGGGGAGATGATAGGGTTAGCTCTATCTTTTCGTTTTGGCGGGCCTTGGTTGGCTTGGTGGCGTGGGTCAGATTTTTTTGGGTGGCGGGTGTCATCTCCGGCCTGCCAGAGGTAGATGAAGTGGAGGGCACACAATATTTTCTGTGGTACCAAAAAATAACAGCGGCGGGTACGTATAAATGTCCACCACTGCTTTCAGCAGTGGCGGACGCTAGTAAGTTCATGTCACTGCTAACATTGTCCCACAACAAATCTGAACAACTGTTGTCAGTGACGAGCACAAACTAACACCCGCCACTGCTAAGCCAATAACAATTGCGGACGGGTTTTTGAATCCACAGTGGTGGGTGCTAAACTTCTCCCGTCACTGAATGGTGGCACCGAAATAGTTTAAGGTGTAGTGCCTGCTCAGTGCATGTTCCATCAATCACCTGTGAGCCCCACAGGAGGAAGTAACCATCAGTCAGCTTCATGGCCTGCTAATGAGACGGCCAAGGAGTGACGAGGTCAGACGTGGTGTCGGCTGATGACACGATCGATGTGGTGAATTCCGAGCGAGAAGTTTCAGCAGTTATCATGGCTGAATAAATCGATCAATCCAGCTCTTACGCCAATTCAGATTTCAGTTTTAGCTAGGTAAACTTGTGTTTATCTATTCACGTATAAAGCATGCACGATATTGTGCAAAACATAAAACGCAAAATATAAAAGGTGGCACCGAAATATAATATTGTATTGATCTGACCCTCGTATGGTTGTATGTAGAGCACAATAGGAAGAGAGACTTGGAATACAATGCAACACATTGTTTATACCTATCTTATCTCTAGTTGTATTCATCTCTAATAACTCATAAACTATTATATCTCTAAAATTTCTGGTAAGTCATAGCGGGAGTGAAGTGGACGACTGTGACTACATTTTGAAGTCTTATATGCTTCTTTTGTCGTCTATAATGCGTCATCATCAACTATGTCTCGGATGGGTTGGCACCTAGGGCTACCACTACGTCCTTTTCAAACGCTTTCCATGTCTCTTCTCTATTCTTTCCCACAGTCATAGAGCGGTGGCGTGCACACCCGTGATGACGTGGATGTGGTTGATTAGAGTTGTCGATGAGTCATTGTAGACATAGCACTGTATGTAGATGTCGAGTAAGACCATCATGGTGATGTAGCTGTGGTCGAGGTGTATGTAGATGGAtgtaatgcgcttgaagatggatgaaatgcgcttaaagattaggaatattagaaaatatgccattgataaagaggcttggtatcattatgctgttgggtcaattgttaccttagttgcgattttgatcgcgtttgttgttgcatttaaatgttttacatagttgtatgttgttttatgagagaactttatgtatttattttttgcaataatagcatttgatcactactgttctttggctttaatgtaatgatgaacttgtattaatttggtcatatgttctgcaatggtcttttgaacttatttgaactccatactttttgtgtgttcaaaatgcaccattcaaaggcacatcacaaaatttcaacaatttctgacttcatttggtatatttcgtgcatttactttttttttttgagctagttgaccctgaaattgaaaagcactacaaatgaactctgaaaatgttgaaagttggcatgcttcatcatttcacccacatagcatgtattaaaaagttgagagggctacgacaaaaactggatgcacttcgtgtacgaaacggacaatctctctcaaagtatcagggtttcgaacgagaactcatctcttacaaaggg harbors:
- the LOC123412988 gene encoding uncharacterized protein LOC123412988; translation: MSSTPRRRSEKEERRGCEPGRRIGSPPLHRERRCLRIHLAPQSSMCAEVGTGNREQMASAATATRTVREVWVRWSRPPHIHARQLGTHTPDAHDVRVEARRRQHAAPGPGAAQPCDSILTSTHRPRSSSPTKADK